A region of Sugiyamaella lignohabitans strain CBS 10342 chromosome A, complete sequence DNA encodes the following proteins:
- the FMS1 gene encoding polyamine oxidase (Polyamine oxidase; converts spermine to spermidine, which is required for the essential hypusination modification of translation factor eIF-5A; also involved in pantothenic acid biosynthesis; GO_component: GO:0005737 - cytoplasm [Evidence IDA] [PMID 11914276]; GO_function: GO:0052904 - N1-acetylspermidine:oxygen oxidoreductase (3-acetamidopropanal-forming) activity [Evidence IEA]; GO_function: GO:0052903 - N1-acetylspermine:oxygen oxidoreductase (3-acetamidopropanal-forming) activity [Evidence IEA]; GO_function: GO:0016491 - oxidoreductase activity [Evidence IEA,IEA]; GO_function: GO:0046592 - polyamine oxidase activity [Evidence IMP] [PMID 11154694]; GO_function: GO:0046592 - polyamine oxidase activity [Evidence IDA] [PMID 21067138]; GO_function: GO:0052902 - spermidine:oxygen oxidoreductase (3-aminopropanal-forming) activity [Evidence IEA]; GO_function: GO:0052901 - spermine:oxygen oxidoreductase (spermidine-forming) activity [Evidence IEA]; GO_process: GO:0055114 - oxidation-reduction process [Evidence IEA,IEA]; GO_process: GO:0015940 - pantothenate biosynthetic process [Evidence IMP] [PMID 11154694]; GO_process: GO:0006598 - polyamine catabolic process [Evidence IGI,IMP] [PMID 12586697]), whose amino-acid sequence MSDLMESGGDDEGSESNSSSGGGVSSNVNRSDKSQSYNDNVERTASQPMGVPSSGNKRSLSMSSYGSSYSNHHRNNIEMSPSIDELCDTAASSLSSLSLNGPPGPGANRVIVIGAGISGLRAASVLKRHGVDVVILEARHDRIGGRMFTSRQPGKPPREIGAAWMHETVQNKLVSLISKLGINYYYDDGAPLYYTPWGPASSQFKAKKVCEEWVDYAEWLYTTNPDTPDRPAQEFIREYVRDHELLSKEERRWAPQALREVELWISINSDIASSKHLSYYVQERNLYVTGGYDTIVNYYSKPLLRDGQILLGVEVQDVNTEDDGKVTVSAIQNGQTFRFDADAVIVTVPLGVLKERMISFTPPMPQTFDEALDRYSYGALGKIFFEFDDVFWPKERDQIVFYPSPDDMLNKEHPVLNNAFVINNLYVVAGGLKELCIQTADPLTRELEAMTDEEIYSFFEPLFKVIRTEPYKDLPNLVSLEITQWTKDKYAGFGTYSAAKVGDEPDLFMDFLDQNHDSRIQFAGEHCSMLGNGCVHGAFGSGEIAAKNLLSQFHISYDGDNSVASSP is encoded by the coding sequence ATGAGTGACCTCATGGaatctggtggtgatgacgaGGGATCAGAGAGTAATAGTAGtagcggtggtggtgtAAGCAGTAATGTAAATAGATCTGATAAGTCTCAGTCGTACAACGACAATGTTGAAAGAACTGCCAGTCAACCTATGGGTGTTCCATCCTCTGGCAACAAACGTTCATTGTCTATGTCTTCTTATGGCTCTTCTTATTCTAACCACCACCGTAATAATATTGAAATGTCACCCTCTATTGATGAACTCTGCGATACTGCCGCTAGTTCGTTATCATCCTTATCTTTGAATGGCCCTCCAGGTCCTGGTGCCAATCGTGTGATTGTCATTGGCGCTGGTATCTCTGGTTTGCGTGCCGCTTCTGTCCTCAAACGTCATGGCGTTGATGTTGTTATCCTAGAAGCTCGTCATGATCGTATTGGTGGACGTATGTTCACTAGTAGACAACCTGGTAAACCTCCTCGTGAAATTGGTGCTGCTTGGATGCACGAAACTGTGCAGAACAAGCTGGTTAGTTTGATCTCGAAATTGGGAATAAACTATTACTATGATGATGGTGCTCCTCTCTACTATACCCCCTGGGGCCCTGCTTCTTCTCAGTTCAAGGCTAAAAAGGTCTGTGAAGAGTGGGTTGATTATGCTGAATGGTTATATACAACCAATCCAGATACACCCGACCGTCCTGCCCAGGAATTTATCCGAGAATATGTCAGGGATCATGAACTTTTgagcaaagaagaaagaagatggGCTCCCCAAGCTTTGCGTGAGGTGGAATTATGGATTTCTATTAATTCTGATATCGCTTCATCTAAGCACCTCTCTTATTATGTCCAAGAACGTAACTTATACGTTACTGGTGGCTACGACACCATTGTGAACTATTACTCCAAACCCCTTTTGAGGGACGGTCAAATCCTTCTCGGTGTCGAAGTACAAGATGTGAATACTGAAGACGACGGTAAAGTAACTGTCAGTGCTATCCAAAACGGTCAAACATTCCGCTTTGATGCAGATGCTGTCATCGTCACTGTTCCTCTTGGTGTATTGAAAGAGCGCATGATCTCGTTTACTCCACCAATGCCTCAAACCTTTGATGAAGCTCTTGATAGGTATTCATACGGTGCGTTGGGAAAGATCTTCTTCGAATTTGATGACGTCTTTTGGCCCAAGGAGCGTGACCAAATTGTGTTCTATCCATCTCCTGATGACATGCTCAATAAAGAGCACCCTGTATTAAATAACGCCTTTGTTATTAATAACTTATACGTGGTTGCTGGCGGCCTCAAAGAACTTTGCATTCAAACTGCTGACCCACTTACAAGAGAACTTGAAGCTAtgactgatgaagaaatttACAGTTTCTTCGAACCGTTGTTTAAAGTGATTCGTACCGAGCCTTATAAGGACCTTCCAAACCTTGTTAGTTTGGAAATAACCCAGTGGACCAAAGATAAGTACGCTGGTTTTGGTACTTATAGTGCCGCCAAGGTTGGCGATGAACCGGATTTGTTTATGGACTTCCTAGACCAGAACCATGACTCTCGGATCCAGTTTGCTGGAGAGCACTGTTCTATGCTCGGGAATGGATGTGTTCATGGAGCCTTTGGAAGTGGTGAGATTGCCGCCAAGAATTTACTTAGTCAATTCCACATTTCATACGACGGTGACAACTCGGTAGCCTCTTCTCCTTAA
- the SMC3 gene encoding cohesin subunit SMC3 (Subunit of the multiprotein cohesin complex; required for sister chromatid cohesion in mitotic cells; also required, with Rec8p, for cohesion and recombination during meiosis; phylogenetically conserved SMC chromosomal ATPase family member; GO_component: GO:0005694 - chromosome [Evidence IEA,IEA,IEA]; GO_component: GO:0034990 - nuclear mitotic cohesin complex [Evidence IDA] [PMID 9990856]; GO_component: GO:0005634 - nucleus [Evidence IEA,IEA]; GO_component: GO:0005634 - nucleus [Evidence IDA] [PMID 15282802]; GO_function: GO:0005524 - ATP binding [Evidence IEA,IEA]; GO_function: GO:0016887 - ATPase activity [Evidence TAS] [PMID 9887095]; GO_function: GO:0000166 - nucleotide binding [Evidence IEA]; GO_process: GO:0030437 - ascospore formation [Evidence IMP] [PMID 10412984]; GO_process: GO:0007049 - cell cycle [Evidence IEA]; GO_process: GO:0051301 - cell division [Evidence IEA]; GO_process: GO:0051276 - chromosome organization [Evidence IEA]; GO_process: GO:0051177 - meiotic sister chromatid cohesion [Evidence IMP] [PMID 10412984]; GO_process: GO:0007067 - mitotic nuclear division [Evidence IEA]; GO_process: GO:0007064 - mitotic sister chromatid cohesion [Evidence IGI] [PMID 9335333]; GO_process: GO:0007131 - reciprocal meiotic recombination [Evidence IMP] [PMID 10412984]; GO_process: GO:0007130 - synaptonemal complex assembly [Evidence IMP] [PMID 10412984]): MSAFVEIILDNTDRRFTSIDNAEVKIRRTVGLKKDEYSINSRSITRQEILNLLESAGFSQSNPYYIVPQGRITALTNASKTERLKVLKDVAGTEVYDRKKEESTKILEDTERNREKISETLVQINQRLEELKEEKEELSAYQKFETEKRSLDHVVYNRELEVINSSIERLMESGMDGREAVATETEKFGLLEDNLKNAEEGITRADEQIQILEREKAELEEDLDEIITSHAKAELKLSEIQENKAQIKQRRLEREQESAELSEEIKIKESELLEIIPRFDKLKQEEQQLRELVESLEARRDRLELKRGQNSKFSSKGERDRWLQAQIADVEATIAARNTAISELQLEVVELEKQLHQASEGVLSQRQGLDSASEMHGSARRLETEAALDKERLLDERKGLWREESRLEIALDNAQQKLDKAQQRLSGTMSRDNYLGLKAVEEIARELNVKGYYGKLSDVISVSDDFKLAVERTAGSSLFHVIVDTDETATFLVSELSRRKAGRVTFMPLNRLTPSNHVYPDSNETTPLISRIQYDPKFEPAIQQTFGNMLVCSTLEVCNQFMHSHRLNTITIDGDRVDSKGVMTGGYHNPKNSRLDALRLVSAAQEEVNRLNNELIVIKNNITMKDQQITHAMGEATRVANERAQIQSKARAFEETIRTAVAEELRLKALIAAKKEDLVDRNGNLKSLIEQRTSYVEDLKTPFNNNLSSEEIQELNTIGDRIRFSRRQYQQASSERSRLGEQRALLESDLQDNLYVRNDQIKTNNIEFLENNGDDAEAVLIEIQTQVKKLTKEKATMEKKLSQVDHNLEALFKEKNAHAASLAQIEEDQTKLAQHIEQLQKNADKDVAKRARLQSRKDILHSKIRALGTLPESVNEFVNMDANQIVERQREVTEQLKKYVHVNKRAAEQYRDSLEKQTHLIVRERELSEALTSIRELIQTLDRRKDEAINRTFKQVDIAFSEIFQQLVPDGIGRLVIQRKPATTGNRIDYTGVDIDVSFNSRNNEQQAVSQLSGGQKSLCALTLIFAIQRCDPAPFYLFDEIDANLDTQYRTAVAHMLKEQAKDAQYICTTFRPEMLTVADKFYGVVYKDKMSTIAPISASDAMSFIESAAQ; this comes from the coding sequence ATGAGTGCTTTTGTGGAAATTATCCTTGACAATACCGATAGGAGATTTACATCAATAGACAATGCAGAGGTCAAAATTCGAAGAACGGTTGGTCTGAAGAAAGATGAATATTCCATCAATAGTAGAAGTATCACTCGGCAAGAGATTCTTAACCTGCTTGAAAGTGCTGGATTCTCTCAATCAAACCCTTATTATATTGTTCCTCAAGGTAGAATTACTGCATTAACAAATGCGTCGAAAACAGAACGATTGAAAGTTCTCAAAGATGTAGCTGGTACAGAAGTATACGATAGAAAGAAGGAAGAGTCTACCAAGATTTTGGAAGATACAGAAAGAAACCGAGAAAAAATCAGTGAGACTTTGGTTCAAATTAACCAACGATTAGAGGAGTTAAAGGAGGAAAAGGAAGAGTTATCTGCTTATCAGAAGtttgaaactgaaaaacGTAGCTTGGATCATGTTGTGTACAACCGAGAGTTGGAAGTAATAAACAGCAGTATTGAGCGATTAATGGAGAGCGGTATGGATGGCCGTGAAGCTGTTGCCACTGAGACTGAGAAATTTGGACTGCTGGAAGATAACCTCAAAAACGCTGAGGAAGGTATCACCCGAGCAGATGAGCAGATTCAGATTTTAGAACGAGAAAAAGCTGAGTTAGAAGAAGATCTAGATGAAATTATTACCTCGCATGCAAAGGCTGAACTCAAATTATCTGAAattcaagaaaacaaagcCCAAATCAAGCAACGTCGACTAGAGCGCGAGCAAGAGAGTGCAGAACTGTCTGAAGAGATCAAAATTAAAGAGTCAGAATTGTTAGAGATAATTCCAAGATTTGACAAATTAAAGCAGGAAGAACAACAGCTTCGTGAGTTGGTAGAATCCCTGGAAGCTCGCCGAGACAGACTCGAGTTGAAGAGGGGCCAAAACTCGAAATTTTCTTCAAAGGGCGAACGTGATAGATGGTTACAGGCTCAGATCGCTGATGTGGAAGCAACTATTGCTGCTAGGAATACTGCTATTAGCGAGCTTCAATTAGAggttgttgagcttgaaaagCAACTGCATCAGGCATCAGAGGGTGTTCTTTCTCAAAGGCAGGGTTTAGATTCAGCTAGCGAGATGCATGGCTCTGCCCGGCGACTGGAgacagaagcagcacttgATAAAGAACGTTTGCTAGATGAACGTAAGGGCTTATGGCGTGAGGAGAGCCGCTTAGAAATTGCTTTGGACAATGCTCAGCAGAAGCTTGACAAAGCTCAACAACGTCTATCAGGAACTATGAGTAGGGACAACTACTTAGGACTCAaggcagttgaagaaatcgCCCGCGAATTGAATGTCAAAGGATATTACGGAAAATTGTCTGATGTTATATCAGTCTCCGACGACTTTAAGCTCGCTGTTGAGCGCACAGCTGGATCAAGTCTTTTTCACGTTATTGTAGATACAGATGAAACCGCTACTTTTTTGGTAAGCGAGTTATCTCGCCGAAAAGCAGGCAGAGTTACATTCATGCCTCTTAATAGGTTAACACCTTCCAATCATGTATATCCGGACTCGAATGAAACGACACCACTCATTTCTCGTATTCAGTATGATCCAAAGTTTGAGCCTGCTATTCAGCAGACATTTGGTAACATGCTTGTGTGCTCTACACTAGAGGTATGTAACCAATTCATGCACTCGCACAGATTGAACACAATTACTATTGATGGTGATCGAGTTGATTCGAAGGGTGTAATGACAGGAGGTTACCATAACCCCAAGAACTCCCGGCTAGATGCTTTACGGCTTGTGTCTGCTGCTCAAGAGGAAGTCAATAGGCTTAACAACGAGTTGATTGTCATCAAGAATAACATCACGATGAAGGATCAACAAATCACTCATGCAATGGGCGAAGCAACTCGGGTTGCTAATGAACGCGCCCAGATTCAAAGTAAAGCCAGGGCTTTTGAAGAAACCATTAGAACGGCAGTGGCAGAGGAATTAAGACTCAAGGCTTTAATTGCTGCTAAGAAAGAAGATTTGGTGGATAGAAATGGTAACTTGAAATCACTGATTGAGCAGCGCACCTCTTACGTTGAAGATTTGAAGACGCCTTTCAATAATAATCTTTCTTCAGAGGAGATTCAAGAATTGAATACGATTGGTGACAGGATCCGCTTTTCAAGGCGTCAATACCAACAGGCAAGCTCAGAACGGTCCAGGCTTGGCGAGCAGCGTGCACTACTAGAATCTGATCTTCAAGATAACTTATATGTGCGGAATGATCAGATCAAGACCAATAATATTGAGTTCTTAGAGAACAATGGGGACGACGCAGAAGCTGTTTTAATTGAGATTCAAACTCAAGTCAAAAAGCTTACAAAGGAGAAGGCCACGATGGAGAAGAAATTGTCCCAGGTGGATCATAATCTAGAGGCCTTATTTAAGGAGAAGAATGCTCATGCAGCCTCATTGGCTCAGATAGAAGAGGATCAAACGAAACTAGCACAGCACATTGAACAGCTACAGAAAAATGCCGACAAAGATGTTGCCAAGAGAGCACGTCTACAATCCCGTAAGGATATTCTCCATAGCAAGATCCGAGCTTTAGGAACCTTACCAGAATCGGTTAATGAGTTTGTGAATATGGATGCCAATCAGATCGTGGAACGACAGCGCGAAGTCACAGAACAACTCAAAAAGTACGTCCACGTCAACAAGCGGGCAGCCGAGCAATACCGAGATTCGTTAGAGAAACAGACGCATCTGATTGTTCGAGAAAGGGAGTTATCAGAAGCTTTGACGTCGATTAGGGAACTCATCCAGACACTTGACCGTCGTAAAGACGAAGCAATCAACCGAACTTTTAAGCAAGTTGATATTGCAttttctgaaatatttcaacagCTTGTCCCTGATGGAATCGGGAGATTGGTCATTCAAAGAAAACCTGCTACAACTGGAAATAGAATCGATTATACAGGTGTGGACATCGATGTGTCTTTCAACAGTCGTAACAACGAGCAGCAAGCTGTTAGTCAATTATCTGGTGGGCAGAAGTCGCTTTGTGCGCTGACTTTGATTTTCGCTATTCAGCGTTGTGACCCAGCACCTTTCTATTTATTCGATGAGATTGATGCTAATCTAGACACTCAATACCGAACGGCAGTTGCTCATATGTTAAAAGAACAGGCCAAAGATGCACAATATATTTGTACAACGTTCCGGCCTGAGATGCTTACAGTAGCTGACAAATTTTACGGAGTTGTTTACAAAGATAAGATGTCTACAATTGCACCTATTAGCGCGAGTGATGCCATGTCATTTATTGAGAGTGCCGCTCAATAA
- the HOS2 gene encoding histone deacetylase HOS2 (Histone deacetylase and subunit of Set3 and Rpd3L complexes; required for gene activation via specific deacetylation of lysines in H3 and H4 histone tails; subunit of the Set3 complex, a meiotic-specific repressor of sporulation specific genes that contains deacetylase activity; co-localizes with Cmr1p in nuclear foci in response to DNA damage by MMS; GO_component: GO:0070210 - Rpd3L-Expanded complex [Evidence IDA] [PMID 19040720]; GO_component: GO:0034967 - Set3 complex [Evidence IDA] [PMID 11711434]; GO_component: GO:0005737 - cytoplasm [Evidence IDA] [PMID 22842922]; GO_component: GO:0005634 - nucleus [Evidence IEA,IEA]; GO_component: GO:0005634 - nucleus [Evidence IDA] [PMID 22842922]; GO_function: GO:0017136 - NAD-dependent histone deacetylase activity [Evidence IDA] [PMID 11711434]; GO_function: GO:0032041 - NAD-dependent histone deacetylase activity (H3-K14 specific) [Evidence IEA]; GO_function: GO:0097372 - NAD-dependent histone deacetylase activity (H3-K18 specific) [Evidence IEA]; GO_function: GO:0046969 - NAD-dependent histone deacetylase activity (H3-K9 specific) [Evidence IEA]; GO_function: GO:0046970 - NAD-dependent histone deacetylase activity (H4-K16 specific) [Evidence IEA]; GO_function: GO:0045129 - NAD-independent histone deacetylase activity [Evidence IDA] [PMID 11711434]; GO_function: GO:0004407 - histone deacetylase activity [Evidence IEA]; GO_function: GO:0031078 - histone deacetylase activity (H3-K14 specific) [Evidence IEA]; GO_function: GO:0032129 - histone deacetylase activity (H3-K9 specific) [Evidence IEA]; GO_function: GO:0034739 - histone deacetylase activity (H4-K16 specific) [Evidence IEA]; GO_function: GO:0016787 - hydrolase activity [Evidence IEA]; GO_process: GO:0016568 - chromatin modification [Evidence IEA]; GO_process: GO:0006325 - chromatin organization [Evidence ISS] [PMID 8962081]; GO_process: GO:0070932 - histone H3 deacetylation [Evidence IEA]; GO_process: GO:0070933 - histone H4 deacetylation [Evidence IEA]; GO_process: GO:0016575 - histone deacetylation [Evidence IEA]; GO_process: GO:0016575 - histone deacetylation [Evidence IDA] [PMID 11711434]; GO_process: GO:0045835 - negative regulation of meiosis [Evidence IMP] [PMID 11711434]; GO_process: GO:0032874 - positive regulation of stress-activated MAPK cascade [Evidence IMP] [PMID 18487345]; GO_process: GO:0006355 - regulation of transcription, DNA-templated [Evidence IEA]; GO_process: GO:0006355 - regulation of transcription, DNA-templated [Evidence IMP] [PMID 19379692]; GO_process: GO:0006355 - regulation of transcription, DNA-templated [Evidence ISS] [PMID 8962081]; GO_process: GO:0006351 - transcription, DNA-templated [Evidence IEA]), with amino-acid sequence MLTDHLVLSYGLHERMDLYKPRRATKDEILSFHADEYVDFLQRVTPDNIKEFTNVFSKFNIGDDCPIFDGLYDYSTIYAGASLDASRKLISGQSDIAINWSGGLHHAKKFEASGFCYVNDIVLSILNLLRYHARVLYIDIDVHHGDGVQEAFYASDRVMTLSLHKYNGEYFPGTGNYDEIGAGNGKHYSLNVPLQDGIDDESYIRLFKSILEPVLTAFQPGAIVLQCGADSLGCDRLGCFNLNTKAHGECVRFTRSFGIPLLVLGGGGYTPRNVSRLWAYETSICLDVELDSRLPQSLPMIKYFAPDYNLHPNLSGKLENKNTRKYLESVKTQVLEQLRFLNGAPSVQMQIIPPDIEGHDDETDRAIADKHEDDNKDEMDMDLNLKDEKRKGELSV; translated from the coding sequence ATGCTGACAGATCATTTAGTTTTGTCGTATGGTTTACACGAGAGGATGGATTTATACAAGCCGAGAAGAGCCACTAAAGATGAAATATTGTCATTCCATGCTGACGAATATGTCGACTTCTTGCAAAGAGTTACTCCAGATAATATCAAGGAGTTTACTAATGTGTTCTCCAAATTTAATATTGGAGATGATTGCCCTATATTTGACGGCCTGTATGATTACTCAACTATATATGCTGGTGCCTCTTTGGATGCGTCAAGGAAATTGATTAGTGGTCAAAGCGATATCGCAATAAATTGGTCTGGTGGTTTGCACCATGCCAAAAAATTTGAAGCTTCAGGGTTTTGCTATGTTAATGACATCGTATTGAGTATATTGAACTTGCTACGATATCATGCAAGAGTTCTTTACATCGATATTGATGTCCATCATGGAGACGGTGTTCAAGAAGCATTTTATGCTTCCGACCGAGTTATGACTTTATCGCTGCACAAATACAATGGTGAATACTTTCCTGGTACAGGTAATTACGATGAAATTGGAGCAGGAAATGGAAAGCACTACTCATTGAATGTTCCTCTACAAGATGGTATTGACGATGAATCTTATATTAGGCTGTTCAAATCGATATTGGAGCCTGTGCTTACCGCCTTCCAACCTGGTGCCATAGTGCTTCAGTGTGGAGCAGACTCACTAGGATGTGATCGATTGGGTTGTTTTAATCTTAATACTAAGGCTCATGGTGAATGTGTAAGGTTCACACGATCGTTTGGTATTCCATTGTTAGTTCttggtggaggaggttATACGCCGAGAAATGTTTCCAGATTATGGGCGTATGAAACATCGATCTGTTTAGACGTTGAACTGGACTCACGCCTTCCTCAGAGTTTACCTATGATCAAATATTTTGCTCCGGATTACAACCTCCATCCAAACCTATCAGGCAagcttgaaaacaaaaatactCGGAAATACCTCGAATCAGTCAAAACTCAAGTGCTGGAGCAGCTTAGGTTCCTAAATGGAGCGCCTTCTGTTCAAATGCAAATCATCCCCCCAGATATAGAGGGCCATGATGATGAGACTGACCGCGCTATTGCGGACAAACATGAGGATGATAACAAAGACGAGATGGATATGGATTTGAATCTGAAGGACGAAAAAAGAAAGGGTGAGCTTTCTGTGTAA